Sequence from the Aquimarina sp. Aq107 genome:
CCCAAAGCTCAGGAGTTCTATTTAAATCCACATAATGGATCTGAATATCTTGTCTTGTTGTTATATGCAATCTACCTCTAGAATATTCATCTGAAACGTCACAAATTCTTCGTAATTGATTGCTCAACACCTTACCATAAGGTAATTTAATACGAATCATCTGCACACCTTCTTGTCTTTGTCCGTATACTCCACGAGCTAGACGTAGGCTACGAAACTTCTCTTCATCAATCTTCCCTTTATGGAATTGCTCTATTTTATTCGCTAATTCGATAATGTCCTTTTCGACAATTGGGTTTTCTATTTCTGTTCTAAAACTTTGCATTTTCTTTCGTATTACAACCTTTAAAAAAGGACATACTTATGACTTTTGTATAAAGGTTTTTTAATTCTAAAAATTCTTGTTTTTTCTTATCAGTAAAAGATTTTTATCTATTGAATAAAACCTACTCCTGAAGTATTATTGGTTTGAGAATCTATTAATATAAATGACCCTGAAGCTTTATTCTTACTATAAGAATCGATAGCCAAAGGTTTACTTAATTGTATTTGAACTTTTCCTATTTCATTTAGACTTAGTGAATTCTTAGCGGTATCTTCTCCAGAAAAATCAGTAGCAACTGTTCCACTAATATTCTTCACTTTTGCTAAAACTCTACTACTTCCACTTTGGATGAAATAATTTGTTCCAGGATTTAGGTCTTTATTATCCATCCAACAAATTGTTGCGGTTAATTGCTTTTCTACCTTAGGCTTCTCCGACGATTTTACAATCATATCACCACGACTTACATTTACATCATCTTCTAATGTAATCGTACAAGAACTACCTCTACCTGCTGTATCAAATTTTTGATCAAAAAAGAAAATCTCTTTCACTTTGGATGTTGTTAAAGAAGGTAAAATTGTTACCTCATCACCTACAGAAATATCTCCTCCATATAATTTACCAGCATATCCTCTAAAATCATGAAATTCATCTTTTTTAGGTCGAATTACTGTTTGTATTGGGAAACGAACTTCTGCTTTTTCATACACATCTTGCGCATCCAATTCTTCTAAATGTTCTAGTAATGTTTGACCATTATACCAAGGAGTATTCTTTGATTTATCTACAACATTATCACCTTGCAAAGCACTAACCGGAATAAAAGTGATGTTTTGTTCTTTGTAATCACTTTTAGCTATCAACTTTTCAAAATCTTCTTTGATCGCCTCATATTTATCCTGAGAAAAATCAACCAAATCCATTTTGTTTACCGCCACAATCACATCTTTTACTCTCAATAAATTATTAATAAA
This genomic interval carries:
- a CDS encoding sulfate adenylyltransferase subunit 1: MDVLKIATAGSVDDGKSTLIGRILYDTKSLTTDKLEAIETRSKANGFDYLDFSLATDGLVAEREQGITIDVAHIYFSTKTKSYIIADTPGHIEYTRNMVTGASTSQASIILVDARKGVIEQTYRHFFINNLLRVKDVIVAVNKMDLVDFSQDKYEAIKEDFEKLIAKSDYKEQNITFIPVSALQGDNVVDKSKNTPWYNGQTLLEHLEELDAQDVYEKAEVRFPIQTVIRPKKDEFHDFRGYAGKLYGGDISVGDEVTILPSLTTSKVKEIFFFDQKFDTAGRGSSCTITLEDDVNVSRGDMIVKSSEKPKVEKQLTATICWMDNKDLNPGTNYFIQSGSSRVLAKVKNISGTVATDFSGEDTAKNSLSLNEIGKVQIQLSKPLAIDSYSKNKASGSFILIDSQTNNTSGVGFIQ